From the Saccharomycodes ludwigii strain NBRC 1722 chromosome I, whole genome shotgun sequence genome, one window contains:
- a CDS encoding sugar porter family MFS transporter (similar to Saccharomyces cerevisiae YLR081W | GAL2 | GALactose metabolism), which produces MSTSQGEGSAAAVAATTADQHDVSSIHSNGSHLSTPSNIKGSSEDYDNFDNENKEGGENDAPQPVEMPKKSGGAYVGVSLLCAMIAFGGYVFGWDTGTISGFVAQTDFLRRFGSYNHNTGKYYLSNARMGLVVAIFNIGCAIGGLTLGRLGDMYGRKIGLMAVTLVYVIGILIQICSFNKWYQYFIGRIISGLGVGGISVLSPMMIGETAPKHLRGTLVACYQLMITLGIFLGYCTNFGTKNYSNEVQWRVPLGLSFAWALFMVGGMTFVPESSRYLCEKDKVEQARHSIATVNKLSIDDPSVQAELDIIMAGVEAERLAGSATIGELFSTKTKVFQRLIMGIMLQSLQQLTGDNYFFYYGTVVFSSVGLPDTFETAIVIGIVNFFSTFVGIWVVGQFGRRTCLLWGAATMTACMVVFASVGVTRLYPHGKSQPSSKGAGNCMIVFTCFYLFCFATTWAPLAYVVISESYPLRVKSKCMALATAANWIWGFLISFFTPFITSAIGFCYGYVFMGCLVFMFFYVFFFVPETKGLSLEEVNDMWLEGVLPWKSASWVPASKRGADYDADALQHDEKKGLKRFF; this is translated from the coding sequence atgtcaaCTTCACAAGGAGAAGGGTCAGctgctgctgttgctgCCACTACTGCCGACCAGCACGATGTTTCCAGTATACATTCTAATGGTTCTCATTTGAGTACACCATCTAATATAAAGGGATCTTCCGAGGATTATGATAATTTTGATAACGAAAACAAGGAAGGAGGGGAAAATGATGCTCCACAACCAGTTGAAATGCCAAAAAAATCTGGTGGTGCCTATGTAGGTGTCTCATTGTTGTGTGCGATGATCGCCTTTGGTGGTTATGTTTTCGGTTGGGATACTGGTACTATTTCTGGTTTTGTTGCCCAAACGGATTTTTTGAGAAGATTTGGTTCATATAATCATAATACTGGTAAATACTATTTGAGTAATGCCAGAATGGGTTTAGTTGTCgctattttcaatattggTTGTGCCATCGGTGGTTTGACTTTGGGTAGATTGGGTGATATGTACGGTAGAAAAATTGGTTTGATGGCTGTTACTCTTGTTTACGTCATTGGTATTCTTATTCAAATCTGTTCTTTTAACAAATGGTATCAATATTTCATTGGTAGAATTATTTCTGGTTTGGGTGTTGGTGGTATTTCCGTTTTGTCGCCTATGATGATTGGTGAAACTGCTCCAAAACATTTAAGAGGTACTTTAGTTGCGTGTTACCAATTGATGATTACTTTGGGTATCTTTTTAGGTTATTGTACTAATTTTGGTACTAAGAACTACAGTAACGAAGTGCAATGGAGGGTTCCATTAGGTTTGTCATTTGCCTGGGCTTTGTTTATGGTGGGTGGTATGACTTTTGTTCCAGAGTCATCTCGTTATTTATGtgaaaaagataaagtTGAACAAGCTAGACATTCCATTGCCACTGTCAACAAGCTTTCGATTGATGATCCATCTGTTCAAGCTGAAttggatattattatggCTGGTGTTGAAGCAGAAAGATTAGCTGGTAGCGCCACTATCGGTGAGTTGTTTTCCACCAAGACTAAGGTGTTCCAAAGATTAATTATGGGTATTATGTTACAAAGTTTGCAACAATTGACAGGTGATAACTATTTCTTCTACTACGGTACTGTTGTTTTCTCATCCGTTGGTTTGCCTGATACTTTTGAGACtgctattgttattggtattgttaACTTTTTCAGTACATTTGTTGGTATTTGGGTTGTCGGTCAATTTGGTCGTCGTACTTGTTTGCTATGGGGTGCTGCCACTATGACAGCTTGTATGGTTGTTTTCGCATCTGTTGGTGTTACAAGATTATATCCTCATGGTAAGAGTCAACCTTCTAGTAAAGGTGCCGGTAACTGTATGATTGTTTTCACATGTTTCTATCTTTTCTGTTTTGCTACCACCTGGGCCCCATTAGCATATGTTGTTATCAGTGAATCTTATCCATTGAGAGTTAAATCCAAGTGTATGGCTCTTGCTACTGCTGCCAATTGGATCTGGGGTTTcttaatttcatttttcacaCCATTTATCACTTCTGCCATTGGTTTCTGTTACGGTTATGTTTTCATGGGATGTTTAGTTTTCATGTTCTTCTACGTGTTCTTCTTTGTTCCAGAAACTAAAGGTTTGAGTTTAGAAGAAGTCAACGATATGTGGTTAGAAGGTGTTTTACCATGGAAATCTGCTTCCTGGGTTCCAGCTAGTAAGAGAGGTGCTGATTATGATGCTGATGCTTTGCAACATGATGAAAAGAAGGGTTTAAAGAGATTCTTTTAG
- the HEK2 gene encoding Hek2p (similar to Saccharomyces cerevisiae YBL032W | HEK2 | HEterogeneous nuclear rnp K-like gene), translating to MEENQEQQQQQQTKILITNRVLLSIKEASSLIGKGGNTIENIRQEHNVKLSLSPQIPRCSDRVLTCGGDLVDVCNAIADCVAVLNREIPFNERYVNHSYKVLNFILPKPTIDELGDEELLEEGELHDNAMKSESTKAEEEYLFSIGNLRLILSDSEIAVIIGTQGKRIKNLISTYGVKIVASKKELYESDDRILEFQGHPASIAKCLIEVNETLIASFAHIKHGRQYYPHTTFKEVFNVPKEYVGALMGYKGNRIVNLRKFAKCSIKVSEKVDNNGSRSFTITSDHKSGVEKALRLLQNNYKEEIRKRESGYYTNNNARDKNKNNKNNNNNNSIDDNNNNNDNSSSSNSSNTNNVNNNNNSTNAIHDNDDSDTDGSEEKRSKNNDNKDHQESYSNHLDKTIY from the coding sequence ATGGAAGAAAATCAagagcaacaacaacaacaacaaacaaAGATCTTAATTACCAACCGTGTTCTACTATCTATTAAAGAGGCATCCAGTTTAATTGGTAAGGGTGGTAATACTATTGAAAACATTAGACAAGAACATAATGTTAAATTATCTCTATCCCCACAAATTCCACGGTGCAGTGATCGTGTCTTAACCTGTGGCGGCGATTTAGTTGATGTTTGTAATGCCATTGCTGATTGTGTCGCTGTCTTGAACAGGGAAATCCCATTTAATGAAAGATATGTTAACCATTCCTATAAAgttttgaattttataCTACCAAAACCAACAATTGACGAATTGGGTGATGAAGAGTTACTAGAAGAAGGTGAGCTCCATGACAACGCTATGAAAAGCGAAAGTACCAAAGCTGAAGAAGAATATCTATTTTCTATCGGCAATTTGAGATTGATTTTATCAGATAGCGAAATCGCCGTTATAATCGGCACCCAAggtaaaagaattaaaaatttgatttcTACCTACGGTGTTAAGATAGTAGCCTCTAAAAAGGAATTGTATGAAAGTGATGACCGTATTTTGGAATTTCAAGGTCATCCGGCTTCCATTGCCAAGTGCTTGATTGAAGTAAATGAAACTTTAATTGCAAGTTTTGCACATATCAAGCATGGCAGACAATATTACCCACATACTACCTTTAAAGAAGTTTTCAATGTTCCCAAGGAATACGTTGGTGCCTTAATGGGCTATAAAGGTAACAGAATTGTTAATTTAAGAAAATTTGCCAAGTGTTCAATCAAAGTTTCCGAAAAAGTCGATAATAACGGCTCTAGAAGTTTTACCATTACTAGTGACCATAAATCTGGTGTAGAGAAAGCTTTACGTTTATTACAGAATAATTacaaagaagaaataagaAAGAGAGAATCTGGATattatactaataataatgctagggataaaaataaaaataataaaaataataataataataatagtatcgatgataataataataataatgataatagcagtagtagtaatagcagtaatactaataacgttaataataataataatagtacaaATGCTATtcatgataatgatgacaGTGATACTGACGGCAGTGAAGAGAAGAGAAGCAAAAATAACGACAACAAGGATCATCAAGAAAGTTATAGCAACCATTTAGACAAAACAATATATTAA